A single Parabacteroides timonensis DNA region contains:
- a CDS encoding sirohydrochlorin cobaltochelatase: MNKFKYCLMAAALMTVTAVGFTSCGDDDDVEKTDNPAEPVVKAAKTKDTAILLCSFGSTYHEATHVYDETVKEFKEAFPEADVYLSFSSNTCIGRLEATRDEAYYHIDQWLNAFAEAGYTRVAVQSLHVIPGEEYLSVMNTTVKKNFMIRDYPSVNVLKGANLLAEDEDTEAVAEALYSHYKTSLADKHNILLLMGHGNPNDSYNANQKYADIEVAMQAKTSSKNVFVGTVDYGKMLFWPLNEKTEQPLDTPNPECIYSKLMDYCKTNNLEPKDINVFLAPFMSIAGDHAHNDLWGLEDGDDASLATPQSDNCWRLKLQYLGFNIDQTETHPADQTDADHGIESGCKIKALGDYPEIRKIWLNHLKENWNDADAWENGEGYQPE, encoded by the coding sequence ATGAACAAATTTAAGTATTGCCTTATGGCTGCCGCCCTTATGACGGTAACAGCTGTCGGATTTACATCCTGCGGCGACGACGATGACGTAGAAAAAACAGACAATCCGGCAGAACCGGTAGTAAAAGCCGCAAAGACGAAAGATACGGCCATTTTACTTTGCTCTTTCGGAAGTACTTATCACGAAGCAACTCACGTTTATGATGAAACTGTCAAAGAATTCAAAGAAGCTTTTCCTGAAGCAGATGTTTATCTGTCTTTTTCATCAAACACTTGTATCGGACGACTGGAAGCTACACGCGATGAAGCTTACTATCATATAGACCAATGGCTGAATGCCTTTGCTGAAGCTGGTTACACGAGAGTTGCCGTACAGTCGTTACACGTTATTCCGGGTGAAGAATATCTTTCTGTTATGAATACTACTGTAAAGAAAAACTTCATGATCCGTGATTATCCAAGTGTAAATGTATTGAAAGGTGCAAACCTGTTAGCTGAAGATGAGGATACAGAAGCTGTTGCAGAAGCTTTGTATAGTCATTACAAAACATCATTGGCTGACAAGCATAATATCTTGTTGCTGATGGGTCACGGAAACCCGAACGACAGCTATAATGCCAACCAGAAATATGCCGATATCGAAGTTGCCATGCAAGCAAAAACAAGCAGCAAAAATGTATTTGTAGGTACTGTGGATTATGGTAAAATGTTATTCTGGCCGTTAAATGAAAAGACAGAGCAACCTCTGGATACTCCTAATCCTGAATGTATTTATTCAAAACTGATGGATTACTGCAAAACAAATAATCTGGAACCGAAAGACATCAATGTATTCCTGGCTCCGTTCATGTCTATTGCCGGTGACCATGCTCACAATGACCTATGGGGTCTGGAAGACGGAGATGACGCTAGTCTGGCTACTCCGCAATCAGATAATTGCTGGCGTCTGAAATTACAATATCTGGGATTCAATATCGACCAGACAGAAACTCACCCTGCCGATCAGACAGATGCAGACCATGGTATTGAAAGCGGATGTAAAATCAAAGCTTTAGGAGACTATCCTGAAATCCGTAAGATCTGGTTAAACCACCTGAAGGAAAACTGGAACGATGCTGATGCATGGGAAAACGGTGAAGGTTATCAACCGGAATAA
- a CDS encoding family 20 glycosylhydrolase: MNIKRYLMLIVACTLFVGKSYAANNEKPFVIPELQEWRGGQGLFTPSPTSRIVCVGKDPAINKIANQFAEDYETMFGRKLAVVEGRAFAGDFVFSLSGDKQLGEEGYAVKIADRVTVSAPKAKGLYWATRTILQMTEQDNNQALPKGSMRDYPDYAIRGFMMDCGRKFIPMDFLRDYVKMMAYYKMNTLQVHLNDNAFKQYFEHDWNKTYAAFRLESEFFPGLTARDGYYTKKEFIDFQLMADSLGVEIIPEIDVPAHSLALTQYRPEIGSEEYGMDHLDLFKPETYQFVDSLFREYLEGRNPVFIGKRVHIGTDEYSNKKKDVVEKFREFTDHYIRFVEGFGKQACVWGALTHANGDTPVKSKNVLMNAWYNGYADPKEMIKQGYDLVSVPDGYLYIVPAAGYYYDYLNTEMLYKEWTPAHIGKEVFPEKHKQIKGGMFAVWNDHAGNGISTKDIHYRVFPALQTLAGKMWTGKDCKVPYETFNTMRTALGEGPGVNIAGRMGNKPRAVYNQDVLKPNTKTGLKEIGYHYTVSFDVQSVKEEPGTELFRSPDAVFYLSDPVSGKLGFARDGYLNTFNYQFYPEEEASVAISGDEKATRLYINGDLKEELNIQKRFFNGGKDSMSYVRTLVFPLEKAGDFKSTIKNVEVLNYCK; this comes from the coding sequence ATGAATATAAAACGCTATTTAATGCTGATTGTGGCATGCACACTTTTCGTGGGTAAAAGTTATGCTGCCAATAACGAAAAACCGTTTGTCATACCCGAATTGCAGGAATGGAGAGGGGGACAAGGTTTGTTTACTCCATCTCCCACTTCCCGTATTGTCTGTGTAGGAAAAGATCCTGCCATTAACAAAATTGCCAATCAGTTTGCCGAAGATTACGAAACGATGTTCGGTCGTAAGTTGGCTGTTGTAGAAGGAAGGGCTTTCGCTGGTGACTTTGTTTTCTCCTTGTCCGGTGACAAACAGTTGGGTGAAGAAGGGTATGCTGTGAAAATAGCAGACCGTGTGACTGTATCGGCCCCAAAGGCTAAAGGTTTATATTGGGCAACCCGTACAATCCTTCAGATGACCGAGCAAGACAATAACCAGGCATTGCCTAAAGGTTCGATGCGCGATTATCCCGACTATGCGATCCGTGGCTTTATGATGGATTGCGGACGAAAATTCATTCCGATGGATTTCCTGCGCGATTATGTAAAGATGATGGCTTATTATAAGATGAATACTTTGCAGGTTCACCTGAATGATAACGCTTTCAAACAATATTTCGAACATGACTGGAATAAAACCTATGCTGCATTCCGCCTGGAAAGTGAATTTTTCCCGGGACTGACTGCCCGTGACGGTTATTATACTAAAAAAGAATTTATTGATTTTCAGTTAATGGCCGATAGTCTCGGAGTTGAGATCATTCCGGAGATAGATGTTCCGGCTCATTCGCTGGCACTGACACAGTATCGTCCGGAGATCGGTAGTGAAGAATATGGAATGGATCACCTGGATTTGTTCAAACCGGAAACCTACCAGTTTGTCGATAGCCTGTTCCGTGAATATCTGGAAGGACGAAATCCTGTCTTTATCGGAAAACGAGTACATATCGGAACCGATGAATATTCAAATAAGAAGAAAGATGTAGTAGAGAAATTCCGCGAATTCACCGATCATTATATCCGTTTTGTAGAAGGCTTCGGTAAACAGGCTTGTGTCTGGGGAGCTTTGACCCATGCAAATGGAGATACTCCCGTTAAGTCTAAAAACGTACTGATGAATGCCTGGTACAATGGCTATGCAGATCCGAAAGAAATGATCAAACAGGGATACGACCTGGTCAGTGTTCCCGACGGTTATTTGTATATCGTTCCGGCTGCCGGTTATTACTACGACTATCTGAATACGGAAATGCTTTATAAGGAATGGACTCCCGCACATATCGGTAAAGAAGTTTTCCCTGAGAAACATAAACAGATTAAAGGAGGCATGTTTGCTGTTTGGAACGACCATGCAGGCAACGGTATCAGTACGAAAGATATCCATTACCGTGTTTTCCCCGCTTTGCAAACGTTGGCCGGGAAGATGTGGACAGGCAAAGATTGCAAGGTCCCTTATGAGACCTTTAATACGATGCGTACCGCACTGGGTGAAGGCCCTGGTGTAAATATTGCTGGACGCATGGGTAACAAGCCTCGTGCTGTTTACAATCAGGATGTTTTAAAACCGAATACAAAAACGGGCTTGAAAGAGATCGGTTATCATTATACAGTTTCGTTTGATGTCCAGTCTGTCAAAGAAGAACCAGGCACAGAACTATTCCGTTCTCCCGATGCCGTATTTTATTTGTCTGATCCTGTCAGCGGTAAATTAGGTTTTGCCCGTGACGGTTATCTGAATACATTTAATTATCAGTTTTATCCCGAAGAGGAAGCATCCGTAGCGATCAGTGGTGATGAAAAAGCTACACGTTTGTATATTAACGGAGACCTGAAAGAAGAATTGAATATTCAGAAACGTTTCTTTAATGGCGGAAAAGACTCTATGAGTTATGTACGGACACTGGTTTTCCCGTTAGAGAAGGCCGGCGATTTCAAAAGTACGATTAAGAATGTAGAGGTATTGAATTATTGCAAGTAA